A stretch of DNA from Schizosaccharomyces osmophilus chromosome 2, complete sequence:
GCctcaaatgaaaaacatGGTGATTGTCGGTATCATGTTTCAAGGTCTCGGTTTCTGGGTATACCTCATGACTTTTTCTGTCATGCTGCTTCGTTTGTTCACTGTTGGATTCCCGGCTGCAAGCGAGAGGCCCGCCATGTTTATCCTTACAGGTCCTCCTGGTTTCACAGGTTTGGCCTTAATTAACTTGGCCCGCGGTGCCGTTGCTACCCGTCCGAATATCTTTAGAAGTCCCCACTCGTCAGAATATTTTGAGTTTGTTAGTACTTTTTTGGCTATTTTCATCTGGGGCCTCGGTGCTTGGATCTGGTGTCTTTGTTTGGTTACTTTGCTCGCTGGAATATTTAGTCATGCTCCTATGAAATTTAGTAATACTTGGTTTGCTTTGATTTTCTCAAACGTCGGTTTCGTTATCTTGACATGCCGAATCGGAGAAGAGATTGATTCCAAGGCGTTTACACTATTTGGTCACATTATTTCCGTTGCTTTATGTATCGTATGGCTCATATTAATGTATTTGATGATTCGTGCTTTCCTTGTAAACGATATCATGTATCCAGGGAAAGACGAAGACGCAAAGAAACCAGCTGAGACCAGAACAATGGCTGTGGAACCGGAAAGGTTTGGAATTCCCAAGGATTTATCTGAGCATGAGCTGGACCTTGCATCTGCAAATCGTCACGCTACAGAAGATCATCGTGATCAAGAGCCTCCTACTGTTGCTACTACTCGGCAATAAACTTAACCTTCCGCTAAGTTCGTAAAAACAGGTTGTTTAAACCGATTGATTactatcttttttattcgtCTTTATCTTGTTAAACGTCCCTTTATTTTGTGGGCttattttgttctttgtttttatgttaataaaaaagagatgaTATGTAATTGAGGGTCTCTCctaaaacaataaaataaacagTGTTCTATGCCACTTATTTAGAGGCttttaaaacataaaaCGATTTTTGGGATACTTATaggttttttaaaaaatgaaactacTTCACTATAACATTCAGTTTTGTGATATTGAAACAACGTTCATTAATAAATCTCGTTTTTTAACTCGGATAATCATACATGTATAAACGATTCGCATCGTTCACCATTTTTTCAGAACCTCAACGTAAATTACAAGAAATCACGGATCATAAcaagaagatgaaaattcattaaatacAGGAAAGAAGTATTGAAGCAATTGTGCGCAAAtagtatatatataatcatgaaaataaagcaaaCGTAAAGAGGAACAGAACGGAAACATTGTAGCATCAACTAATATGAAATCTTTAGGGTTGATAacatgaaaatgaaaccCTCACAGAAGTCTGATGCTCTTAATCCTAATCCTGATCAATTAGCTGGAAGCCAAAATGACTGAAGGAAACTGTAGCCGAAACACAAGTAAGTTGTTCATCGTTAGCATTGTAAGCCTTGGCAACAACATAATAGCGTCCTGGAGGTATAGCCCACGGCAATGAAATAGTAGCTTCTTTCTTAATGACCCCAGCTTCTACTGGACATTCAACATCTGCTAATTCGTATGCTTGTTCGCAAATATCTAAGCGCTCTCTCACAATAGG
This window harbors:
- the mae1 gene encoding plasma membrane malate/succinate:proton symporter Mae1 — protein: MGRITEILTNRYHELVDWRAKSPHIPFVQRLRHFTWSWFAVTMATGGIGLVIGTLPYRFYGLNTIGKIVYILDIFLLALFCSLMIARFIIYHDTFMGSWRHFQEKFFIATCLLSFSTFIDMFAVYAKPSTGEWMVWVIRIYYYIYIAVTFLYGIFAYYTVFRDHVFTLETAAPSWILPIFPCMIGGVIAGAVLTTQPSPQMKNMVIVGIMFQGLGFWVYLMTFSVMLLRLFTVGFPAASERPAMFILTGPPGFTGLALINLARGAVATRPNIFRSPHSSEYFEFVSTFLAIFIWGLGAWIWCLCLVTLLAGIFSHAPMKFSNTWFALIFSNVGFVILTCRIGEEIDSKAFTLFGHIISVALCIVWLILMYLMIRAFLVNDIMYPGKDEDAKKPAETRTMAVEPERFGIPKDLSEHELDLASANRHATEDHRDQEPPTVATTRQ